One genomic segment of Bacteroides caccae includes these proteins:
- a CDS encoding ABC transporter substrate-binding protein encodes MKRPILLFCFILFFLCSCQSKKGDSLFLPLSELKPLTLGMMPTLEGLPFYIARSEGIYDSLGLDLTILPFNSANDRDAVFQTGQMDGMVTDYPSAITLQAIHHTELGFIFKNDGYLCFIVSKESRINQPEQLIEKNIAVSRNTVVEYATDQLLNKAGIKYTETNKPEISQLPLRLQMLQYNQIDASFLPDPAASIAMNSKNKSLISTQELGIEFIATAFSRKALQEKRKEIELLITGYNLGVNHIKMHPQSEWKQVLMEIGVPENLTGLIALPTYRKATRPSAEAIEKATQWLKANHRIPQTYSESNLIDTTYIHTVSTTIQ; translated from the coding sequence ATGAAAAGACCGATACTACTCTTTTGTTTCATCCTTTTCTTCCTTTGCTCCTGTCAGAGTAAAAAAGGAGATAGTCTTTTTTTGCCTCTATCCGAACTGAAACCACTCACATTGGGTATGATGCCTACACTCGAAGGGTTACCTTTTTACATTGCCCGCTCCGAAGGTATTTATGACTCATTAGGATTGGACTTAACTATTCTCCCATTCAATTCTGCCAACGACCGTGACGCCGTTTTCCAAACCGGACAAATGGATGGTATGGTAACTGATTACCCTAGTGCGATAACACTACAAGCTATTCATCATACGGAGTTGGGCTTTATCTTTAAGAATGACGGCTATCTCTGCTTTATCGTCTCTAAAGAAAGCCGTATCAACCAACCGGAACAACTTATAGAGAAAAATATAGCCGTATCCCGCAATACCGTTGTCGAATATGCGACCGACCAACTATTAAACAAAGCGGGAATCAAGTATACAGAGACAAACAAACCGGAAATCAGTCAACTTCCCCTCCGCCTGCAAATGTTACAGTATAACCAGATTGATGCTTCTTTCTTGCCTGACCCTGCCGCTTCTATCGCCATGAACAGCAAGAACAAATCATTAATAAGTACGCAGGAACTGGGAATTGAATTTATCGCCACCGCTTTTTCCCGAAAAGCTCTCCAAGAGAAACGAAAAGAAATCGAACTGCTCATTACGGGGTATAACTTGGGAGTAAACCATATAAAAATGCATCCGCAATCAGAGTGGAAACAAGTATTAATGGAAATCGGTGTACCGGAGAATCTAACCGGACTGATCGCCCTCCCTACCTATCGGAAAGCAACACGACCTTCGGCAGAAGCCATAGAAAAAGCAACCCAGTGGCTGAAAGCAAATCACCGGATACCCCAAACGTACTCGGAAAGCAATCTGATAGACACAACTTATATTCACACAGTATCAACCACCATTCAATAA